The Mesorhizobium sp. M1D.F.Ca.ET.043.01.1.1 genome contains a region encoding:
- a CDS encoding pitrilysin family protein, translated as MTLGTRGLRAAFLAGTLALAAPARATDEAEVKDFLLDNGMEVVVIPDHRAPIVTHMVWYKIGSADEPPGKSGIAHFFEHLMFKATANHAAGEFDRAVADIGGSNNAFTSYDYTAFHETVPPSALEQMMGFEADRMRNLVLTDDVIKTERDVILEERRSRIDSNPQAVLDEEVDATLWQNQPYRIPVIGWMQEMEQLNREDAKVFYDTFYRPNNAVVIVAGDVDPDAVKAMAERTYGKVARGPDLRPRIRPVEPEQNTRRTVTLTDARVSVPSFSKQWVVPSYHTAKPGEAEALDLLAAILGGDNRSRLYQQLVVKQGIASEAGAFFQGTMLDATNFSVYGSPRGDAKLADVEAAVDAEIARIVKDGVTDDELERAKARYVRSMIFARDKQDDMANMYGSTLATGGNVKDVEEWPDRIRKVTAAEIKAAAARYLMLDRSTTGYLLPQQQAGN; from the coding sequence ATGACATTGGGAACCAGAGGGCTGCGCGCAGCATTCCTTGCCGGCACGCTGGCGCTCGCAGCGCCGGCGCGAGCCACCGACGAAGCCGAGGTCAAGGACTTCCTCCTCGACAACGGCATGGAGGTGGTCGTCATTCCGGACCATCGCGCCCCGATCGTCACGCATATGGTCTGGTACAAGATCGGCAGCGCCGACGAGCCGCCCGGCAAATCCGGCATCGCGCATTTCTTCGAGCATCTGATGTTCAAGGCGACCGCCAACCACGCCGCCGGCGAGTTCGACCGCGCCGTGGCCGACATCGGCGGCTCGAACAACGCCTTCACATCCTACGATTACACCGCCTTCCATGAAACGGTGCCTCCTTCGGCACTCGAGCAGATGATGGGGTTCGAGGCCGACCGTATGCGCAACCTCGTCCTCACCGACGACGTCATCAAGACCGAGCGCGACGTGATCCTGGAGGAGCGCCGCTCACGCATCGACAGCAATCCGCAGGCGGTGCTCGACGAGGAGGTGGACGCGACGCTCTGGCAGAACCAGCCCTACCGCATTCCGGTGATCGGCTGGATGCAGGAGATGGAGCAGCTGAACCGCGAGGACGCCAAGGTTTTTTACGACACCTTCTACCGGCCGAACAACGCCGTGGTGATCGTCGCCGGCGATGTCGATCCGGACGCGGTGAAGGCGATGGCCGAAAGGACTTACGGAAAGGTCGCGCGCGGGCCGGATCTGCGGCCGCGTATCCGCCCGGTCGAGCCGGAGCAGAACACGCGGCGCACGGTGACGCTCACCGACGCGCGCGTCTCGGTGCCGAGCTTTTCCAAGCAATGGGTGGTGCCGTCCTATCATACCGCCAAGCCCGGCGAGGCCGAGGCGCTCGATCTTCTGGCCGCGATCCTGGGCGGCGACAATCGCAGCCGGCTATATCAGCAGCTGGTGGTCAAGCAGGGCATCGCCTCCGAGGCCGGCGCGTTCTTCCAGGGCACCATGCTCGACGCCACCAACTTCAGCGTCTACGGCTCTCCGCGCGGCGACGCCAAGCTTGCCGACGTCGAAGCTGCCGTCGACGCCGAGATCGCGCGCATCGTCAAGGACGGGGTGACCGATGACGAACTGGAGCGGGCCAAGGCGCGCTACGTCCGCTCGATGATCTTTGCCCGCGACAAGCAGGACGACATGGCCAATATGTACGGCTCGACGCTCGCCACCGGCGGCAATGTGAAGGATGTTGAGGAATGGCCGGACCGCATCCGCAAGGTGACAGCCGCAGAGATCAAGGCGGCGGCCGCCCGCTACCTGATGCTAGACCGTTCGACGACCGGCTACCTCCTGCCGCAGCAACAGGCGGGGAACTGA
- the rsmD gene encoding 16S rRNA (guanine(966)-N(2))-methyltransferase RsmD has translation MRIVGGELRGRPLTTPRSNAIRPTTDRTREAVFNVLAHRYAEKLEGGRVLDLFAGTGALGLEALSRGACYCVFIEESAEGRGLIRDNVEAFGLTGRTKIFRRDATHLGEAGTLSPFGLIFADPPYGKGLGERALRSAKAGGWLSPGALCVVEEAASASFDPGLGFDVVDERNYGETVIRFIEVG, from the coding sequence ATGCGGATCGTCGGCGGTGAGCTTCGCGGGCGTCCGCTGACGACGCCCCGTTCGAACGCCATCCGGCCGACCACCGATCGCACCCGCGAGGCGGTGTTCAACGTGCTGGCGCATCGCTACGCCGAAAAGCTCGAGGGCGGCCGCGTGCTTGATCTCTTCGCCGGCACCGGCGCGCTCGGGCTGGAAGCGCTGTCGCGCGGCGCTTGTTACTGTGTCTTCATCGAGGAATCGGCGGAAGGCCGCGGCCTGATCCGCGACAATGTCGAGGCCTTCGGGCTTACCGGCCGGACAAAAATCTTCCGCCGCGACGCGACCCATTTGGGCGAAGCCGGTACGCTTTCGCCCTTCGGCCTGATCTTCGCCGACCCGCCCTATGGCAAGGGCCTCGGCGAGCGCGCGCTGCGCTCGGCAAAGGCCGGCGGCTGGCTTTCGCCCGGCGCGCTCTGCGTGGTCGAGGAGGCAGCCTCGGCGTCGTTCGACCCGGGCTTGGGATTCGATGTAGTGGATGAGCGCAACTACGGCGAGACGGTCATTCGGTTCATCGAGGTGGGGTGA
- a CDS encoding pitrilysin family protein, with product MRGAPAWQERRSVQHPSTVSALRADPPSPTSGEGTVYRIFATFCFALFFLLLPALAAHAEMNIQEVKSKKGITAWLVEDHSIPLVAIRFVFDGGTAQDPAGKEGLDNLMTGLFDEGAGDLDSEAFQLKLDDAGAEMSFQAGRDGTYGSMRMLSEEKDEAFGLLKLAVNSPRFDKAPVDRVRAQILSGILANERDPDTIAQQRWLRAIYGEHPYARPDQGTKQSLATITADDLRAFHKANFARDGLHVAVVGDIDAATLGGRLDEVFGDLPDKQTLAPVADVAPKLGQQLEVNYDLPQTSLQLAWPGVKRSDPDFYAAVLTNEILGGSTFTSRLYEEVREKRGLAYGVSSDLVDHEHSNALLVTTATRSDRAAETLSIVRQVVKEMAEKGPTEEELAATKKYMIGAYAINNLDSSGSIAATLVELQLDHLGIDYIKRRAALIDAVTLADVKAAAKRLLSAEPAVMVIGPPLVQVAGSGKG from the coding sequence ATGAGGGGTGCTCCAGCTTGGCAAGAACGGCGATCCGTCCAACACCCCTCAACCGTCTCGGCGCTGCGCGCCGATCCACCTTCTCCCACAAGCGGAGAAGGCACGGTCTACCGCATCTTCGCCACCTTCTGCTTTGCCCTCTTCTTCCTGCTCTTGCCGGCGCTGGCCGCCCACGCGGAGATGAATATCCAGGAGGTGAAGTCGAAGAAGGGCATCACCGCCTGGCTGGTGGAAGACCATTCGATCCCGCTGGTTGCCATCCGTTTCGTCTTCGATGGCGGCACCGCGCAGGACCCCGCCGGCAAGGAAGGCCTCGACAATTTGATGACCGGCCTGTTCGACGAAGGCGCCGGCGACCTCGACAGCGAGGCCTTCCAGCTGAAGCTCGACGATGCTGGCGCGGAGATGAGTTTTCAGGCGGGGCGCGACGGCACCTATGGCTCGATGCGCATGCTGTCCGAAGAGAAGGATGAGGCTTTTGGCCTGCTGAAGCTGGCGGTGAACAGCCCGCGCTTCGATAAGGCGCCGGTCGACCGCGTCCGCGCCCAGATACTCTCCGGCATCCTCGCCAATGAGCGCGATCCCGACACGATCGCCCAGCAGCGCTGGCTGCGCGCGATCTATGGCGAGCATCCCTATGCGCGGCCGGACCAGGGCACCAAGCAGAGCCTCGCCACCATCACCGCCGATGACCTCAGGGCTTTCCACAAAGCGAATTTCGCCCGCGACGGCCTGCATGTGGCGGTGGTGGGCGATATCGACGCCGCCACGCTGGGCGGCAGGCTGGACGAGGTGTTCGGCGACCTGCCGGACAAGCAGACGCTGGCCCCGGTCGCCGACGTCGCGCCCAAGCTTGGCCAGCAGCTGGAAGTGAACTACGACCTGCCGCAGACCTCGCTGCAGCTTGCCTGGCCAGGCGTGAAACGGAGCGATCCCGATTTCTACGCGGCGGTGCTGACGAACGAGATCCTTGGCGGCTCGACATTTACGTCGCGGCTTTACGAGGAGGTGCGCGAGAAGCGCGGCCTGGCTTATGGCGTCAGCTCCGACCTCGTCGACCACGAGCATTCCAACGCGCTGCTGGTGACCACAGCGACGCGCTCCGACCGCGCCGCCGAGACGCTCTCGATCGTGCGCCAGGTGGTGAAGGAGATGGCTGAGAAGGGGCCGACCGAGGAGGAGCTTGCCGCAACCAAGAAATACATGATCGGCGCCTACGCGATCAACAACCTGGACTCCTCCGGCTCCATTGCCGCGACGCTGGTCGAGCTGCAGCTCGACCATCTCGGCATCGACTATATCAAGCGCCGCGCCGCGCTGATCGACGCGGTGACGCTTGCAGACGTCAAGGCTGCGGCGAAGAGGTTGCTGTCGGCCGAGCCCGCGGTGATGGTGATCGGACCGCCGTTGGTGCAGGTGGCGGGGAGCGGCAAGGGATGA
- a CDS encoding patatin-like phospholipase family protein yields MSPTFAVAFGGGGARGLAHIHAIEALDELGIRPVAIAGSSIGAIMGAGMAAGMTGAEIHAYSRSILGSRAEVAARMWRSRPGTIAEAMQGGIRVGQFNVERILKAFLPDAIPATFEELKIPLKVTATDYFGHKLAVFAEGDLQSALAASAAIPAVFRPVTRDGRVLIDGGIYNPVPFDLVEKDADIIIAIDVVGAPSDVERKHPTTVDLMYGATQLMMQSIIANKLRQHPPDILIRPAVSKYRVLDFLRIETLLADTVEIKNELKRAVEKAVAEHGGKRGKKAV; encoded by the coding sequence ATGAGCCCGACCTTCGCGGTAGCCTTCGGCGGCGGCGGCGCGCGGGGGCTGGCGCATATCCATGCCATCGAGGCGCTGGACGAACTCGGCATCAGGCCGGTGGCGATCGCCGGCTCTTCGATCGGCGCCATCATGGGCGCCGGTATGGCCGCCGGCATGACGGGCGCCGAAATCCACGCCTACAGCCGCTCGATCCTCGGCAGCCGCGCCGAGGTGGCCGCGCGCATGTGGCGCTCGCGGCCGGGCACGATCGCCGAGGCCATGCAGGGCGGCATCCGCGTCGGCCAGTTCAATGTCGAGCGCATCCTGAAGGCCTTCCTGCCCGACGCCATTCCCGCCACCTTCGAAGAGCTGAAGATCCCGCTGAAAGTCACCGCGACCGACTATTTTGGCCACAAGCTCGCGGTCTTCGCCGAAGGCGATCTGCAATCGGCGCTGGCGGCCTCGGCCGCCATTCCGGCAGTGTTCCGCCCGGTGACGCGAGACGGCCGGGTGCTGATCGACGGCGGCATCTACAACCCGGTGCCCTTCGATCTCGTCGAGAAGGATGCCGACATCATCATCGCCATCGACGTGGTCGGCGCGCCGAGCGATGTCGAGCGCAAGCATCCGACCACGGTCGACCTGATGTATGGCGCCACGCAGCTGATGATGCAGTCGATCATCGCCAACAAGTTGAGGCAGCACCCGCCTGACATCCTCATCCGCCCTGCCGTCTCGAAATACCGCGTGCTCGATTTCTTGCGGATCGAGACGCTGCTGGCCGACACCGTCGAGATCAAGAACGAGCTGAAGCGCGCCGTTGAGAAGGCGGTCGCGGAGCATGGCGGCAAGCGCGGCAAGAAGGCGGTGTGA